tggccccgcaagcacttacgagccatggcACTGAgtccaatttagtgttctggttagtagcccacctctggaggTGCCACTGTTGTTTCGTTCTATACGTATCTATTTGGAGTAATACACTGAGGATTATTCCCTGGTTAGTAAGAATAAAATCACAGTTTTACACAAATATGTTACATCTTTGAGGCCTTCAACCAATCactgaaaaataaataacaaatgtaGTATACACAACAATGAGAAAACCATGCATACATTCGTGATGTGTACTTCAATAATTGCAAATGACATCCTTATACAACAAATGCTtttttttcaacaaaaaaaaGCTAGTTTCATTTCACATTAACATTACATTTGTTGTTCATCTATTAATTTCATTATCTATGCAGTTGCTCTGATAATACAGGTAATATTGCTATCAAAATGTTACATTCCAAAATTATCAGTGCTATTTTCACAACAGCAATACTGGCCAATTATAAAGTTCCCAGCAAACATAGATGAAAGAAAGTCAGAGAATATCTGCTGACAATTTTCTGACTgcttctcccttatttcctttcACTACTGCTAGCTCTGCATTGGAAGAGACTGTTGTATGACCATTTTGCTAATTATTGGGTTTGGCTATATCCTACAGAGAGTGTTACTTGGTACCTGAGAATTTCAGCTTATAGTTTTCAGTGTAATTTATTATAAATGAAAAACACATCTTAGATTTCAGAAGATGCAAGAACAATCTGAAGGATTCGTGAGGATCCAGAAGAGAAGATCCACCAGCTAAGCTCAAGAGCTGGATAACAAGAGACATGCTTGCATAGTCTTAACTTGAAATGGAAAACTGACTGAACAAATACTGCACAGTAGATCATATGGGATATTCGTCCTAGTAAGTATGATCCTGTTCATGGAGAGGTTTAGTGCAGCAGATTTGCTATTAGGGATGTTATTAAATGCCAACTAGAATAGTTCCAAGTGAAAGAGCATGTCTCAACAATGTTTAAGTGCCCTATTTGAGAAAATATTGAGGTTATAGATAAGAAATAAAcctgctttggaaaatatatatCCGATTCCTAGTCTTTTTCCTTAAtattaaacatatattcatttgaTGTGAAGCTATCACAAGTTACTGGCTTCTAAGTTTCTTCATTGTTGCActaaaaataatatgaaatatgaaattattCTTTCCATAGCCAGATATAATATTGCCATTGTACATTATGAAATATGGTTGTAAACGTGCAGGGGACATCTCCTAATGATATAAATTTTATCAGCAATGataatttcataatttttttatcaaAGAGAATTATAAAAGAAACATTCCATAGGTTGCTGTTAAAAGCAatagaaatgtaaatgtaaattcatACTTGGTGCTCAAAGCACAAATCTGTCTTTAAGGAATCCCCATATTGTGTCCTCATTGCTACCTAAAAGGCATGAGTCGTTTTACAGAAGTACTAGAAACTATGATAAAAAGTTATCACCTTATCTCTGATTTGCAACCTATTCTCCCTGTTCAAAGAGAAGTTCCCATAAAAATATTTGTTAgcaataaaacaacaataacacacaATTAAAATTAttggatttattttgttttaaaaataacaaacctAAGTTCTTAGCATTTGCATGTGACTGCTTCCCATACAACATTGAGGTCTGCCATCACTGCCTTTAGTTTTCTAGTGTGAAATGAAAATGGTGAAAAGATGGAAAATCCTAAAAAGAAGCGATATATTTCCTGGGCTCAAATAGAAGTTCTAAGTATATTGCTCATTCATTCCCTGTATACTGAAAGTGTTAAATATTATCTTTGAAGAttgctaaatttatttttttatttattggatttgtatgccacctctctccaggacTCAGGTGGCTCACACCATaacaaaaaacagtatacaatatcagtatctaaaatccaattaatataactaactacTCTAAGAACCctagaacattaaaaatcattcattcacattcaaacaaCAAGCATACGTCACACTCGTCGGCCGgaagctagggtctagtgaccccaagcctggcggcatagatgggttttcaagttcttatggaaggtgaggaagatggggacagtatgaatctctggggggagctgattcagaggaccagagcccccacagagaaggctcttcccctaggccccaccaagtgacctTGTCtatttgacgggacctggagaaggccaactgtggtacctgaccggtcgctgggactctgtgggacctgaccaatcACTGGGACTCAATTTATAtctcaaataaattaatatttgaaGGATTACCGAGTTTCAAATCATAGTTGTGATATGCTGGGATTATAGAAAAAACTCAAGGCAAGATTAGAGCTTTCTTGTATAGGTATAGGAAAGAAAAGTTTCCTTCTTATTTCATATGTTTCTGAGTAGTTCAGTGGCTGGTCAAAACTCCCATTGAGTTTTAATACTATGATGGATCGAAGGAAGGGAGACTTAACTTGCTTTTATTCCTTCTGTCTCCTCCCACCCAGAATTCATTATGTTTTATTATGGATTTTGGAGGCCTTGATTTCCTGGCCTTTCAAATATCCAGCATCAGAGACTGGCGTGGCTGTAAATAAAAGGAAGGGATTCCCAATTtcttggagtacagtgttccctcaattttcgcaggttcgaacttcgcgaatagcctataccacggtttttcaaaaaaattaattaaaaaatacttcatgagttttttttctataccacggtttttcctgcccgatgacatcatgcatcatcgccaaactaataatttttgcaaataaataacaaaaaaaattaattattgttaataaataactatgtttataaatactaggatcactaagtgtcttattcaatggtgagtatcagtaataatggttagtaaatggttgttaagggaatgagaaatggtgatttaggggttgaaagtgttaagggaaggcttgtgatactgttcacagccaaaaatggtgtatttacttctgcaactctacttcgcggaaattcgactttcgcaggcggtctcggaacgcatcccctgtgaaaattgagggaatactgtattcacAAATACAAGTTTACAAccttaattaattttcttttcagGCAACTGTGTCTTTTGCAACTCAAATATATATGTACTAGGACAATGTGTTCTGAACAGGTTTTCCACAAGTGTGTTGCTTCCGATGGTcatattctttttctctttcttgttcaTGAAGTTCCATAAGTGCAAAGCATAGGAATGATTGAACTCCGGCTTTGTGGTCCATACTTCATAATACTTAGTCCATGTATTATAAGGAATAGGATAGAAACGTTGAGGGTGCAAAAAGGAAACATTGTGGCATACGTGGTCTTCCACATTCTCAAAATTTCTAAGATTGCACCATTTCTTTAGTATTCTTGTAAATAAGTAAGGTCCCTGATTTCCCCAGATGTCTCCATTGTAATTAAGAACAAAATCACTCATGCAATCCCTGATGAACCAGTGATGATGCTGAAAACCAAAGACCCCATTGCTGGAGAACTGGGAAGACTGAGCTGCCAAAAAATTAGCCACTGGGATAGGTCTGATTGAAATAACGTCAGTGTCCATATAAATGCCACCATATTTCCACACTACTGCAAGTCTGAGTGCATCAGAAATAATATAGGGCCAATATTTCTCCTTTGTAGTATTGAcctgaaaaaattgaaaatcgATACGTAAGCAAGGCATAACAGCTAGCTAAAATAAAGCAATATTTCTGGTTCTTCCAGGGAAGAAATCAGATCCATATAGTACAACTTGCCTAAGATGTTACAGATTCAAGTTCTGGATGTGATACCTTAAACTGTATATGTAAGCATTATCCCTGAGATTCTGACTTAAAAGAGATGTTGCATGATGTGTGAGTGTCTGTGTATTTGTGATAACCaaagtatatttaaatatatatataataaatccattattataaattatactgATCATTTCTCTGAAAGCTTTAAGCAACAAAACCTTCATATatatacctgtacccatgaaaatctacgaaaacaaatatatatatatatatgtcacggtttttttttgctgaatttgaaaattaagggatatatatatatacagtggtacctcgagatacgaacctggggttcggaaattttttgtctcttcttacgaacttttttcaaccgctgccgatcgcaaaaatAGTGTTTTGTTCGGTGCTGCCGccaggctgtaaccttctgaaatagccaggcgcttctcggtggcctacggaacccgaacttttgccgaacgtccatgttcagcgttcgggagaacgccaagaagcccccggctgtttcaaaaggtgacagccgggcggtggcgcttctcggcggcctcccgaacctgaacttgaaaagtttggcaaaagtttgggtttgggttcaggagaatgccgagaagccccccggctgtttcaaaagatgacagccgggcggcggcgcccagcggagcgccattttgctattttttcccccttgcacacattaatcacttttacattgtttcctatgggaaacattgtttcaccttacgaactttttgccttacgaatctcctcctggaaccaattaagtttgtaagacgagatattactgtatatatatatacagtgaaccctcgatcatcgcgagggttccgttccaggaccccacgcgatgatcgatttttagcgaagtagcggtgcggaagtaaaaacaccatctgcgcgtgcgcagatggtgtttttgcttccactgccgcccgcccttcgcccgcccaccccgttgctcgcgcccgcccaccccgttgctcacgctgttgctggggccgcttcccagctggggagccgagctagggagtccccaccgcgcgcgcgttgctggggaaagcacgcgcgcttggggaatccctagctctgcttcccagctggggagccgagctagggagtccccaccgcgcgcgcgttgctggggaaagcgcgcgcgcttggggaatccctagctccgcttcccagctggggagccgagctagggagtccccaccgcgcgcgcgttgctggggaaagcgcgcgcgcttggggacatcgcagctccgctccccagctgggaagcggagctagggattccccaagcgcgcgcgctttccccagcaacgcgcgcgcggtggggactccctagctcggctccccagctgggaagcggagctagggattccccaagcgcgcgcgctttccccagcaacgcgcgcgaggtggggactccctagctcggctccccagctgggaagcggagctagggattccccaagcgcgcacactttccccagcaacgcgcgcacggtggggactccctagctcggctccccagctggggagcggagctgcgatgtccccaagcgtgcgggcactgcccgcccgcccacgctgttgctggggccgcttcccagctggggagccgagctggggtgtccccgcgcgtgccgcccacccgcccacgccgttgctcgcgccgccgctggggtcttacgggggcaagagggggaagacccagggaagcctctgcccggcggggaaactccaccatctacgcatgcgtggaagggcacgcatgcgcagatggtggagtttacttccgggttgaaaactcgcgaaatagccctttcgcgatccttgaggacgcgaaactcgagggttcactgtattctgATGAGTATTTAAGATTGCTAACAAAATGTATAATATAGAATATAATGGCTGGAATAAAATTAAGACTCCGTAAGTAGTAAAATCATGTGATAGTTGAAATCTAAGGAAGAGGTGTTCACCGATCTCTCATTACTGAGTGAATGGGGCTGGAGTGAAACAAGTCCCAAATGATAGATGCAAGAGTAATAACAGAGTCATCAGAACAGTTCAGCTAGAATTAATGTTGTCCTTTTCTGTAGTTATCCAGAAAAACACTCCCACTTCCCATCTTACCTGAAGATACCATGGCAATAAAGGTGTGTCCTGGAATAAAACATCTTCctgaagaggaaaaaggaaaacattcttcatagttGATAAGAAGAAAAGTGAGGGGTAAGAAGACTTTATATCTGGAAATGTGTAGTTGTCCAGTCCTTTCATAAAGAAAATGATGGGCCTGTCTGGATAAACTCTGGCAGCAGATTCTACAGAACATAAAACAAGTGGAGAAGGTTGCAGATGATCAGTTGTCTCCAGAAAGATGATACTTCTGCCTTGGGACATGACATCATTGGGCCTCAGGAAATGTTTGGATATTGGATTGCAGAAAAAGAAGCAATCTGGTTCTTGGGACAGTTCATAAAATATTCCAAATGAAAATAGAAAGGCGATAAACAAGGACATCTGGACTTTTGTCATCTCGTTGACCACTTCTTAGGCTTTTGATATGAGTGAAAACAACATATATTAGtcatgcatattattattattattattattattattattattattattattattattattattattattattattattattattattactactagtagtagtactattactattattactactactactacttattagatttttatcctgcccttctccgaaaactctccCAAACTTTTCTACTACCATGGCAACTACTGCACACACAAAAACTACTTTCCTGTTGCTACTAAAATTTTTCAAGTACTCTTCTCCTAGGCTGAAAGGTATATTTCTTTATAGATGTTATACAGTGATATTACAATCTGTATTAAGAACCCTTTTGAATAGAACTAAGTTGATTTCTCCTCAAAAACATTTCCCTGGAGAAAACTCTGATCATTCTTTTATGAGCTTTCTACAAATCGAAGATAAACATATACTCTCCACTACAAAATGTATTAAGAATTATGTAGTGTAAGCTATTAACCAGCCCATGAAACAGCCTGTCGCCATCCTTTTGGAAATAATGCTACACTACAAGCATACCAATCTCTTAATAGTAGAAGATCCAGCAACAACATACCATGcctaattgtatttatttagggAGAAAATCCAGAGGATTTTTTTTGGAACTGGATTTATTTCCAGATAAATAATGTATTGCACAGCAGCCTGAATCTTGAGAATGCTCATTTTTTCACCATTGTATCTCCACCCATGCCAAAGtgtttgaaaaattaataaaatccaGAAATAATTATGTAAATTTGAGAAAGAGTGTAACAGATATGTTCCAGGATGCAGgagctttacacacacacacacacagagagagagagagagagagagagagagagagagagagagagagagagagagagagagagagagagagaaataaaaataaaaataaaaataaaaataaaaataaaatcccacaCTGTGCCAGAAAAACATggagattttttcccctcaacCACCTTGTGGCCATTTGTCTTATAATTGCCATAGATACACTATTGCTGATAAAGATACTGTTTTTCTGTAAAATATCAACAGATATTTTAAATTCTATTCCCTAAACAGATCTCCTCTATCCACAGATCTCATATCAGGCCACAACTCTTTTAGAGCTGGGTTGCTTCTGAGCTTCTCTACTGGAATATCAATGGAGATTTGAATTGACGGGAATGACTGAGCTACTCTAGTGGAGCAACACTAGAGGTGGATGAAAGAGCCATCACGTTTCTTCATAAAGACCCCAAGACTTATTATATTTAAACTTTTTTACTTAGGAAATCctgttttggggggaggggagggaacatTCCAATTTTCCAAACAATAAGATAATGTCAGATTACCTGATTTTGTGGCTATATTCTGATGAAATCAGTAGATGCCTGCAATGTTTTAACTCAGCTGTCTCAACAGGAGGTTCCAGGAGGATGCAGCAGCTGGATATCTTCTCAGTAGCCCGAGTATTCATGTTGTTGCTTAATATTAGTTTCCATGTGACTGATAGAAATTAAAAATCGGCATCCTCTAACTTCTGGTACCTTGGAACATCAACTGGTTTCGAACAGGTAATTCTGTCTTTCCCACAGCTTTCATATTTTACGTTAGGAAGATGATCATGAGAGAGCTGGTAGTTTTCTTCCAAATTTCTTTAGGAATACACATAAAAAAACAACCTTCCCCTTGCAGATTTTCCTGAGTAAAATATTTGTTTCAGTGATGGCTGCTTAGTAAGTACTATCCATCTgtctttctgttttccttttgAAATGGGAACCTGGACTTGAAATGCTTTACTGAAAAGCATTGGAGTCATCTCAATGCTGCACTTTTGCAAAAAGGCTGCAAACACTTAAGtgaaatgaataattaaatattttagcaagtatgttctttttttcccaccAGGGCCAAGCTCTGGAAAAGGTGAGGAATGTATTATAAATGTCCCTGAGGACTATCTTAGAGATTAATCACCTGTCTGTTTTATCCACAACTAAAGGAACTGAAAAGGAATTTTGATTGTTCATTGTATAAATATActggtttgcttatttatttaaacaatgtTGGCGGTTGTAAGTATAATATCTAAATTTCCTAATTCTTTGTAATGATCAATTGAAAAGCCAAAGAACATAAATTTGTATCTGAAGATAAAGGAAGACAAGCAAGTTACTGTCTGATGGGATCTCACTGAGAAACAAAAAGAGATACTGGCAGTTAAACTAAAGAAGGAAGAATAAAATACTTATTTAACACACGATGACTAGGAGAAAGGGGATGTAATTAATTTCCAATAACATACGTTAATGGAAAGGACCAAAGAAGTAAAGACATCAAGGAATATCCAGGCTGCTAGGTTTCTTGTTCAGTTGCAATGGCAAAAGGTGCTATCTAGATTTATTTAAATGCAGGGAAAAATCTGGACAATCAAATTACTGATGATGTGGTTAAATCTTTGAATTGACTTTCTCTATTTAATTGAAAAGTCAAAGTGAAACATCaaatttaatgattctattctttTCTGATCGTTTTCACACTTCTGTATAAAATTGAAATTTCTCCCTCAAAACTATTAGGAAACACgtaacaatttatttttaaaatccttgaCTGGATTAACTTTCAGATTTGATTCAATTTTTCTGAATTAAATTAATGATTCAAATAAATGTTTCTCGATAGCTCAGGTATTACTTAATGcacttgtttttattttgttcaattttagAAAGTTCAAGTGAAAAAGAAAGCCACATGCATTATTAAATAATACTTATATTCCTATATTCCTATAAACTAAAC
This genomic stretch from Erythrolamprus reginae isolate rEryReg1 chromosome 5, rEryReg1.hap1, whole genome shotgun sequence harbors:
- the A4GNT gene encoding alpha-1,4-N-acetylglucosaminyltransferase translates to MTKVQMSLFIAFLFSFGIFYELSQEPDCFFFCNPISKHFLRPNDVMSQGRSIIFLETTDHLQPSPLVLCSVESAARVYPDRPIIFFMKGLDNYTFPDIKSSYPSLFFLSTMKNVFLFPLQEDVLFQDTPLLPWYLQVNTTKEKYWPYIISDALRLAVVWKYGGIYMDTDVISIRPIPVANFLAAQSSQFSSNGVFGFQHHHWFIRDCMSDFVLNYNGDIWGNQGPYLFTRILKKWCNLRNFENVEDHVCHNVSFLHPQRFYPIPYNTWTKYYEVWTTKPEFNHSYALHLWNFMNKKEKKNMTIGSNTLVENLFRTHCPSTYIFELQKTQLPEKKIN